Proteins from a single region of Chryseobacterium sp. W4I1:
- a CDS encoding RHS repeat domain-containing protein: MEIQRVSFAKNSVGVPEVTDTNNFYPFGLNHIGGNFSMFNFRSYYSYKYNDKELQETGMYDFGARMYMPDLGRWGVVDALAEQMRRYSPYNYVFNNPIRFIDPDGNSPRDTYGEHSAFNGDFDPNSSLSGYNGMGGFSWNVLCK; this comes from the coding sequence TTGGAAATACAAAGGGTAAGTTTTGCTAAAAACAGCGTAGGCGTTCCGGAAGTTACCGATACCAACAATTTCTATCCTTTTGGATTAAACCATATTGGAGGAAATTTCAGCATGTTCAATTTTAGAAGTTACTACAGTTATAAATACAACGATAAAGAACTTCAGGAAACAGGCATGTATGATTTTGGAGCAAGGATGTATATGCCGGATTTGGGACGTTGGGGTGTTGTAGATGCTTTGGCAGAGCAAATGAGAAGATATTCTCCGTATAATTATGTCTTTAATAACCCCATCAGATTTATTGATCCTGATGGAAACAGCCCCCGAGATACTTATGGAGAACATTCTGCATTTAATGGAGACTTTGATCCAAATTCTTCTCTATCGGGATACAACGGAATGGGTGGCTTCTCATGGAATGTACTTTGCAAATAA